AGTATAGTAACATCTTGAAATGGATTATTCAAGAGGTACTTCACTTTATGGCTTCAAGATAAATAATGTAAAGCTCTTATCCTCATCAAAGTTCCAGTCAACAAAGTAATCAATAACCTTAGCGTCTAAATAGGTTTCATAGGAATTTAGATGTTTATTTATTACTTTCTTTTCAAGCTTCCTCTTAGCAATCTTCAAGGTTTCTGAGAAACCTAAATGAATGAATTCTTTTTCCAGGCTGATCAATATGCCTTGACGGACAACAATCAGTGTCCGCTCGTTAAGCAGCTTTGAATAAGTGCTTTCAGGAGTTTTTTGAATCTCCTTACTTAGCTCAATTGTTTTTTGCTCAATAAGCTGTTTATTGACGTATGATTGGGAATTCAGAAGCTGGTCTTGTTCAAAGATGAATAAGAACATTCCAGATTTTTCGTCTAGGTTCCAGTCATAGTAAAATTCCTTTATTTTATCTTTTGTGTTCGATTCAATATAGGACTTGATTTCCTCTTCGAGCGTTCCCACCATCAAGTCTCTTGTTTTTTGGACATAGACGCTTTGTTGGTTAGAGAGGAGAGTGTTCTCCATCGGGGATAAAA
This portion of the Mesobacillus sp. S13 genome encodes:
- a CDS encoding DUF2294 domain-containing protein produces the protein MEVSLLEKEISGYIGRLLRENFGRGPGNVFCTISSPFVSIYVTNFLSPMENTLLSNQQSVYVQKTRDLMVGTLEEEIKSYIESNTKDKIKEFYYDWNLDEKSGMFLFIFEQDQLLNSQSYVNKQLIEQKTIELSKEIQKTPESTYSKLLNERTLIVVRQGILISLEKEFIHLGFSETLKIAKRKLEKKVINKHLNSYETYLDAKVIDYFVDWNFDEDKSFTLFILKP